One segment of Deinococcus misasensis DSM 22328 DNA contains the following:
- a CDS encoding family 1 glycosylhydrolase: protein MNPFWWGVGIENTSMPDLGVNELFMTRHQDHWQQDLLRAKRLGVQFIRYGLPWDMQHPEKDRFDWSWTDQVMAFLAEIELEVVWDLVHFGTPSWLANGFLNPDYPAEIARYAKAFAQRYPQFQRYTPFNEPYICAFFRGGNGTWPPYGITSGTFVQMLMPLIEGIRQTVKAIQEVRPEAQFWLNDGADGFVTCDPALQDLASELTQYRFLALDLLLGKADDQSWTAQFLSRHGIDPDWISGFVQEPVQLDVIGLDYYPGSEHQIFQPTPDRPASDWGRRQDYALDADPNPPGLGATLKLYFERYGKPVYVAETSSDRDQLDWLKYSVSEVARVRSEGVEVLAYTWWPLFDHIDWNSGLTRLTGHVCPSGLYHLQGDLHRTKGEARDAFALLTSHDPTDQGQPTFLFHPGVKP, encoded by the coding sequence ATGAACCCGTTCTGGTGGGGTGTGGGCATCGAGAACACCAGCATGCCAGACCTCGGGGTGAACGAGCTGTTCATGACCCGGCATCAGGACCACTGGCAGCAGGATTTGCTGAGGGCCAAACGCCTCGGGGTGCAGTTCATCCGGTACGGTCTGCCTTGGGACATGCAGCATCCAGAAAAGGACCGTTTCGACTGGAGTTGGACCGATCAGGTGATGGCTTTCCTTGCAGAAATCGAGCTGGAGGTGGTGTGGGATCTGGTGCATTTTGGCACCCCCTCATGGCTGGCAAACGGCTTTCTGAATCCTGATTATCCAGCAGAAATCGCCAGATACGCCAAAGCTTTTGCCCAGCGTTACCCACAGTTCCAGAGATACACCCCCTTCAACGAGCCTTACATCTGCGCGTTTTTTCGCGGAGGGAACGGCACATGGCCCCCATACGGCATCACCTCTGGTACATTCGTGCAGATGTTGATGCCCCTGATCGAAGGCATCCGCCAGACCGTGAAGGCCATTCAGGAAGTGAGGCCCGAGGCCCAGTTCTGGCTGAACGATGGGGCAGATGGTTTTGTGACCTGTGATCCTGCGTTGCAAGACCTTGCCTCTGAACTTACCCAGTACCGGTTTCTGGCTCTGGATCTGTTGCTGGGCAAGGCCGATGATCAAAGCTGGACCGCTCAATTCCTGTCCCGGCATGGGATTGACCCTGACTGGATCAGCGGTTTTGTGCAAGAACCTGTCCAGCTTGATGTGATCGGGCTGGATTATTATCCCGGATCAGAGCATCAGATTTTCCAGCCCACACCGGACCGTCCCGCATCAGACTGGGGGCGCAGACAGGATTATGCTCTGGACGCTGATCCCAATCCGCCCGGTCTGGGTGCCACCTTGAAACTGTATTTTGAGCGCTACGGCAAACCTGTGTATGTCGCAGAAACCAGCTCAGATCGGGACCAACTGGACTGGCTGAAATACAGCGTTTCCGAAGTGGCCCGAGTCCGATCAGAAGGGGTGGAGGTGCTGGCTTACACATGGTGGCCCCTCTTTGACCACATCGACTGGAACTCGGGCTTGACCCGCCTGACCGGGCATGTGTGCCCCTCGGGGCTGTACCACCTGCAAGGTGACCTGCACCGCACAAAAGGGGAGGCCAGAGACGCTTTTGCCCTGCTGACTTCACACGACCCCACCGATCAGGGTCAGCCCACTTTCCTTTTTCATCCCGGAGTGAAACCATGA
- a CDS encoding glycoside hydrolase family 43 protein, translating to MKKSLTLGLTLLTLAGCAHAENRMKYQNPVLDINFPDPFVLKTPEGYYAYATNGEGRDIQMAFSKDMVNWEVKGDALGGLPFWALGGLTWAPEVIQNEGKYLMYYTLRDKDSDRQCISVAESEKPEGPFMDTSEKPLICQADEGGSIDPSPFRDKDGQLYLYWKNDGNAIGLLTYLYGQKLSKDGKTLQGEAVQLLHNRELWEGNLIEAPTMHEQDGDYYLLFSASDFASDLYGVGYAVGKSPLGPFKKSPDNPIVYSVGDVAGPGHQTITTDGAGNTWLVYHAWTAGFIGDNVGKRTMRIDPIFFKNGKITFKEPTLTEQEGPIIP from the coding sequence ATGAAAAAATCCCTGACCCTTGGCCTGACCCTGCTGACTCTGGCAGGCTGTGCCCACGCGGAGAACCGAATGAAATACCAGAATCCCGTCCTCGACATCAACTTCCCCGATCCCTTTGTCCTGAAAACCCCTGAGGGGTACTACGCTTACGCCACCAACGGCGAGGGCAGAGACATCCAGATGGCCTTCAGCAAAGACATGGTGAACTGGGAAGTCAAAGGTGATGCGCTGGGTGGCCTGCCGTTCTGGGCTCTGGGTGGACTGACCTGGGCTCCAGAGGTGATCCAGAACGAAGGCAAATACCTGATGTATTACACCCTGCGTGACAAGGACAGTGACCGCCAGTGCATCAGTGTCGCAGAATCGGAAAAACCCGAAGGTCCCTTCATGGACACCTCCGAGAAACCCCTGATCTGTCAGGCCGATGAAGGGGGCAGCATCGACCCGAGCCCTTTCCGGGACAAAGACGGGCAACTTTACCTCTACTGGAAAAACGACGGAAACGCCATTGGACTCTTGACTTACCTGTACGGCCAGAAGCTGTCCAAAGATGGCAAAACCTTGCAAGGAGAGGCAGTGCAGTTGCTGCACAACCGCGAACTCTGGGAAGGCAACCTGATTGAGGCTCCCACCATGCATGAACAGGATGGGGATTATTACCTGCTGTTCTCTGCAAGTGACTTTGCCAGTGACCTGTACGGTGTGGGATATGCCGTGGGGAAAAGCCCTCTGGGACCTTTTAAAAAGTCCCCAGACAATCCCATTGTGTACTCCGTGGGAGATGTGGCCGGACCCGGACACCAGACCATCACCACCGATGGTGCCGGCAACACCTGGCTGGTCTACCATGCATGGACCGCGGGCTTCATCGGAGACAACGTGGGCAAGCGCACCATGCGCATTGACCCCATCTTCTTCAAAAACGGCAAAATCACCTTCAAAGAGCCCACCCTGACCGAACAGGAAGGCCCCATCATCCCATGA
- a CDS encoding 6-pyruvoyl trahydropterin synthase family protein: protein MPWKLVTEFTFDSAHVIVGYDGPCGRLHGHTYRVKMELQSNKLRPSAHVKRDIMVADFKTLKWAKKDVEKGGLDHAYLNDLLGDDTTAEVIVQHLYRKTLDRIRENLPEGDDGSDLQLKVTLWETPESYCEYWE from the coding sequence ATGCCTTGGAAGCTGGTGACAGAGTTTACTTTTGACAGTGCCCACGTGATCGTCGGTTATGACGGTCCTTGCGGCCGATTGCACGGCCACACCTACCGGGTGAAAATGGAGCTGCAATCCAACAAACTGCGCCCGAGTGCGCACGTGAAACGCGACATCATGGTCGCCGATTTCAAAACCCTCAAATGGGCCAAAAAAGATGTGGAAAAGGGTGGCCTCGATCACGCCTACCTGAACGACCTCCTCGGAGACGACACCACCGCCGAAGTGATCGTGCAGCACCTGTACCGCAAAACCCTGGACCGCATCCGTGAAAACCTCCCCGAGGGTGACGATGGCAGCGACCTGCAACTCAAAGTGACCCTCTGGGAAACCCCCGAGTCTTACTGCGAATACTGGGAGTGA
- a CDS encoding WecB/TagA/CpsF family glycosyltransferase — protein MQRLSLFNFPVDPLDLDGVVERLEGWMGAFDPHTVITLNPEIVIQAEEEDAELAQVIRGADLVSADGVGIVWAVKKMLDIDLPGRASGIDIVIRLMERQGPNLRVFFLGGKPGIAEQAAKACAEKYNVQIAGFDHGYFKDDGNEDLKLVEKIRAAYPHLLITSLGAGRQEKFNHRHRNRLRVPIMIGAGGTLDVLSGTVERAPEWTQKMKVEWAYRILGDRKRWNRFPRLMKFAMRVQNAKPIEKK, from the coding sequence ATGCAGAGACTTTCCTTGTTCAATTTCCCCGTTGACCCTCTGGACCTCGATGGTGTGGTGGAGCGTCTGGAAGGCTGGATGGGTGCGTTTGATCCCCACACCGTCATCACCCTCAACCCCGAGATCGTCATTCAGGCTGAAGAGGAAGACGCCGAACTCGCGCAGGTGATTCGCGGAGCCGATCTGGTCAGTGCAGATGGGGTGGGCATTGTGTGGGCGGTCAAGAAAATGCTGGACATCGATTTGCCGGGTCGGGCCTCGGGTATCGACATCGTGATCCGTTTGATGGAACGGCAAGGCCCCAACCTGAGGGTGTTCTTTCTGGGAGGCAAACCGGGCATCGCTGAGCAAGCTGCCAAAGCCTGTGCAGAAAAATACAACGTGCAAATCGCTGGCTTTGACCACGGATACTTCAAAGACGATGGCAATGAAGACCTGAAGCTCGTGGAGAAAATCCGCGCAGCCTACCCGCACCTGCTGATCACCTCTCTGGGAGCGGGCCGTCAGGAGAAATTCAACCACCGTCACCGCAACCGCCTGAGGGTTCCAATCATGATTGGTGCAGGTGGCACGCTGGACGTGCTCTCTGGAACCGTGGAGCGTGCCCCAGAGTGGACCCAGAAAATGAAAGTCGAGTGGGCCTACCGGATTCTGGGAGACCGCAAACGTTGGAACAGGTTTCCCCGCCTGATGAAATTTGCCATGCGGGTGCAGAACGCCAAACCCATCGAGAAAAAATAA
- a CDS encoding DUF2254 domain-containing protein, with product MTHSRWFRRFWMIPTMCILLFLMLAHFALYLNHTLNLKGLNWLWNVQSLQGAHDLLYAVAASMYTFVASTFTISIAALSFDSRDMGPRLLEDFSQDWRSQLTLGVLLGTFSFNLWAIAALKSTPEGFPVPVLTVNVGLLLAYLSVGFLVMFIDQMVQAMNITTLVNRLGKELQGIMLEVSSSLPAVPEPETPLKDPVQVYSTSAGNLYQINLKGLVQKARALDAVVVLKIRPGQYVFPGMVIAETSKPIHLTPFLDFSDYRKTPHDPEAAIRQLNEIAVRSMESGIKDPFTVITCIDRMGSALCLLKNRNLHSGVHLDQSGEVRVMVPTVGFGGLMDEMFHQIRQFGKTSPAIMIRLLEVLGVVMSVLDDPEHQQHILRHLHLVREDACRELSGTSELKDIEQRFEQAVQRFEQAVQRFEQAVQHFKAFDREIRG from the coding sequence ATGACCCATTCCAGATGGTTCCGTCGTTTCTGGATGATTCCGACCATGTGCATTTTGCTCTTTCTGATGCTGGCCCATTTTGCACTGTATCTGAACCACACCTTGAACCTCAAAGGGCTGAACTGGCTCTGGAACGTCCAGAGTTTGCAGGGCGCACATGACCTCCTGTACGCCGTTGCTGCCTCCATGTACACCTTTGTGGCTTCGACCTTCACCATCAGCATTGCTGCCCTGTCTTTTGACTCGCGGGACATGGGACCGAGGTTGCTTGAAGATTTTTCACAGGATTGGCGAAGCCAGTTGACCCTCGGGGTGCTGTTGGGCACCTTCAGTTTCAACCTATGGGCCATTGCGGCCCTAAAAAGCACACCGGAGGGATTTCCGGTTCCTGTGCTGACCGTCAATGTGGGATTGCTGCTGGCTTACCTGAGTGTGGGCTTTCTGGTGATGTTCATTGACCAGATGGTGCAAGCTATGAACATCACCACACTGGTCAATCGGCTCGGGAAGGAACTGCAAGGGATCATGCTGGAGGTCTCCTCCAGTCTGCCTGCTGTCCCAGAGCCAGAAACACCATTGAAAGATCCTGTGCAGGTTTACTCCACAAGTGCAGGGAACCTGTACCAGATCAACCTGAAGGGACTGGTTCAGAAAGCCAGAGCTCTGGATGCCGTGGTGGTCCTGAAAATCCGTCCGGGGCAGTATGTGTTTCCGGGGATGGTGATTGCGGAGACCTCCAAACCCATCCATCTGACCCCTTTTCTGGATTTCAGCGATTACCGCAAAACCCCCCACGATCCAGAGGCTGCCATCCGTCAGTTGAATGAAATTGCCGTTCGGAGCATGGAATCAGGCATCAAAGATCCATTTACGGTCATCACCTGCATCGATCGCATGGGCAGCGCTTTGTGCCTGCTCAAAAACCGCAACTTGCACAGTGGAGTGCATCTGGACCAGAGTGGAGAGGTGCGGGTCATGGTGCCCACAGTTGGCTTTGGTGGCCTGATGGATGAAATGTTCCACCAAATCCGACAGTTTGGAAAGACCTCTCCAGCCATCATGATCCGTTTGCTGGAGGTGCTCGGGGTGGTGATGTCGGTGCTGGACGATCCAGAGCACCAGCAGCACATTCTCAGGCATCTGCATCTGGTCCGCGAAGACGCCTGCAGGGAACTTTCAGGAACCTCTGAACTGAAAGACATCGAACAGCGTTTTGAGCAGGCAGTTCAGCGTTTTGAGCAGGCAGTTCAGCGTTTTGAGCAGGCAGTTCAGCATTTTAAAGCATTTGACAGAGAAATAAGGGGTTGA
- a CDS encoding Lrp/AsnC family transcriptional regulator: MKSKLDDLDTRILQELQQDARLSMRELGRRIGLSAPATAERVSRLEYAGVIVGYAARILPQNLGRKVMAFIGVQDSGQKDPILIEWAKKRDGVLECYSVTGENSCMLRIAVENISELEKVLAELIEMGFTCQTSIVLSNPIAFKEVTPKA; the protein is encoded by the coding sequence ATGAAAAGCAAGCTGGATGACCTCGACACAAGAATTTTGCAGGAGTTGCAGCAAGACGCCCGCCTGAGCATGCGTGAACTGGGAAGACGCATTGGCCTTTCCGCTCCGGCCACCGCAGAACGGGTGAGCCGACTGGAATATGCCGGGGTGATCGTGGGTTATGCAGCCCGGATTTTGCCCCAGAACCTCGGGCGCAAGGTGATGGCGTTCATTGGCGTGCAGGACAGTGGCCAAAAAGATCCGATATTGATCGAATGGGCCAAGAAGCGTGACGGGGTGCTGGAATGCTACTCGGTCACTGGAGAAAACTCCTGCATGCTGCGCATTGCCGTTGAAAACATCAGCGAACTGGAAAAAGTGCTCGCAGAACTCATTGAGATGGGTTTCACCTGCCAGACCAGCATCGTGCTGTCCAATCCGATTGCCTTCAAGGAAGTCACTCCCAAAGCCTGA
- a CDS encoding M24 family metallopeptidase, with protein MTARGLDIGHKTALVRQFLQEAGGAAVRLKSIEWFGWITAGGSSAVLQTVEGGVAEVLITNTDFIVLTDAIEAPRIRDEELLPETQIHAVPWAQAHLQQAFVDSHAKGGVVFSDRPSGSEQPLPEHFWLLRHSLTPYDIERYRALGKSSAEAMTEALKQARPDQTENELAGMGASALRARGLDVGLVQVAGKRRLNLYRHVPPQHDPLGPWAMMSFCARQGGLWVSLTRFVAFEPLPAGLQEKHHKLKEIEAAVLQATCAGNTLGQMYHILKAAYASRGEGNAILEHHQGGPTGYGCRERIALPSDPYVLRAPQAFAWNPSLRGAKIEDTVLLHEDGSLEVLTLDPLWPASLEQGLLRPDVLQQF; from the coding sequence ATGACTGCCAGAGGTTTGGACATCGGGCACAAAACCGCTCTGGTGCGCCAGTTCTTGCAGGAGGCTGGGGGGGCAGCGGTGCGCCTGAAAAGCATTGAATGGTTTGGCTGGATCACTGCTGGAGGTTCCAGTGCCGTGCTGCAAACCGTGGAAGGGGGGGTGGCTGAGGTCCTGATCACAAATACAGACTTCATCGTGCTGACCGATGCCATCGAAGCCCCCAGAATCCGGGATGAAGAACTGCTGCCAGAGACCCAAATTCATGCTGTCCCTTGGGCACAGGCCCACCTGCAACAGGCCTTTGTGGACAGCCATGCAAAAGGGGGAGTGGTCTTCAGTGACCGCCCCTCGGGGTCAGAGCAACCCCTTCCAGAGCACTTCTGGTTGCTCAGGCACAGCCTGACCCCTTACGACATCGAGCGTTACCGGGCTCTGGGCAAATCCAGCGCAGAGGCCATGACCGAAGCCCTGAAACAGGCTCGTCCAGACCAGACCGAAAACGAGTTGGCTGGAATGGGTGCAAGTGCTCTGCGTGCCAGAGGTCTGGATGTGGGTCTGGTGCAAGTCGCAGGGAAGCGACGCCTGAACCTGTACCGCCACGTCCCCCCTCAACATGACCCTCTGGGTCCTTGGGCGATGATGTCCTTCTGCGCAAGGCAAGGCGGGCTCTGGGTCAGCTTGACCCGTTTCGTGGCCTTTGAACCTTTGCCAGCAGGACTGCAGGAGAAGCACCACAAGCTCAAAGAAATCGAAGCGGCAGTGCTGCAAGCCACCTGTGCTGGAAACACCCTCGGGCAGATGTACCACATCCTCAAAGCTGCATACGCTTCCAGAGGAGAAGGAAACGCCATTTTGGAGCACCATCAAGGCGGACCAACGGGTTACGGTTGCCGTGAACGCATCGCCCTGCCCTCAGACCCTTATGTGCTGCGGGCCCCACAGGCATTCGCATGGAACCCGAGTTTGCGCGGAGCCAAAATCGAAGACACCGTGCTGCTCCATGAGGACGGCAGCCTCGAAGTGCTGACCTTGGATCCCTTATGGCCTGCTTCTCTGGAACAGGGTCTTTTGCGTCCAGACGTGTTGCAGCAGTTCTGA
- a CDS encoding 2-phosphosulfolactate phosphatase, with product MRLKVDLLPRGSYPDVVILVDVLRGTTNAPILLEAGAQHLYLSPSLKIARQFASENQLLMVGERDGMPMEGCNHPASPAELRNLKLQQDVMYLAQYTPQAVRQVQGAKHVLLGSFYNARAVIQKALQLATEEIAIVCTGQDGNETLEDTVCAGFLARRIEKHLEVQLLDAARMAMALVRAFPDVQEALVQSSTGQQLQKLRLYEDIAISSLISQTDEVPMLQEVILKEDTPIYRFE from the coding sequence ATGCGCTTGAAAGTCGATTTGCTGCCCAGAGGCTCCTATCCAGATGTGGTGATTCTGGTGGATGTCCTGCGTGGCACCACCAACGCCCCCATTTTGCTGGAGGCTGGAGCACAACATCTTTACCTTTCTCCCAGTTTGAAAATCGCAAGGCAATTTGCTTCAGAAAACCAACTCTTGATGGTCGGTGAACGGGACGGCATGCCCATGGAAGGCTGCAACCATCCGGCCAGTCCAGCAGAACTCCGCAACCTGAAGTTGCAACAGGATGTGATGTATCTGGCCCAGTACACCCCTCAGGCGGTGCGTCAGGTGCAAGGGGCCAAACATGTTTTGTTGGGCAGCTTTTACAACGCCAGAGCGGTGATTCAGAAAGCCTTGCAACTGGCCACCGAAGAAATTGCCATTGTGTGCACCGGGCAGGACGGCAACGAAACCCTCGAAGACACGGTGTGCGCTGGGTTTCTGGCCCGTCGCATCGAAAAACACCTGGAAGTGCAACTGCTGGACGCTGCCCGCATGGCGATGGCTCTGGTCCGGGCTTTCCCGGATGTGCAGGAGGCTCTGGTGCAATCGTCTACTGGTCAACAATTGCAGAAACTTCGTTTGTACGAAGACATTGCGATTTCCAGCCTGATCTCTCAAACTGATGAAGTGCCCATGCTGCAAGAAGTGATTCTCAAAGAAGACACCCCCATCTACAGGTTCGAGTGA
- the purN gene encoding phosphoribosylglycinamide formyltransferase produces MKRIAVFASGSGTNLQTLLGWFPHKDPRAEITLVISNKQDAYALERARQAGVEAVYIPWKKNGREDFERQAQSLMQDRQIDLVVLAGFMRISSDPFVEFWRGRIINIHPSLLPDFPGLHPQQQALDAGVTQSGCTVHFVDAVLDGGDMILQKAVPVLEDDTADALAARIQPAEHEAYPQAVRLWLSGLAFPVPNLEEGTQEFGPGFADVLKSWEAQGLDVAQRQHAVRVARLLKTWDKPELVFAGLHLSADPVVALARSADDLRLGFMTLEPLQDRKNRWEARGRLLERAEALGLKEAFEAALHETALEWDRTTF; encoded by the coding sequence ATGAAACGAATCGCTGTGTTTGCTTCGGGAAGCGGCACCAACCTGCAGACCCTGCTGGGATGGTTCCCCCACAAGGACCCGAGGGCAGAAATCACGCTGGTGATCAGCAACAAACAGGACGCTTACGCTCTGGAACGGGCAAGGCAAGCCGGAGTGGAAGCGGTGTACATCCCTTGGAAGAAAAATGGCCGGGAAGACTTTGAACGTCAGGCCCAGAGCCTCATGCAAGACAGGCAAATCGATCTGGTGGTGTTGGCCGGATTCATGCGGATTTCCAGTGATCCTTTCGTGGAATTCTGGCGTGGGCGCATCATCAACATCCACCCGAGTTTGCTTCCAGATTTCCCCGGTTTGCATCCCCAGCAACAGGCTCTGGATGCAGGGGTCACCCAATCTGGATGCACGGTGCACTTTGTGGATGCTGTGCTGGATGGCGGAGACATGATCCTCCAGAAAGCGGTCCCGGTGCTTGAAGATGACACTGCAGATGCGCTTGCTGCACGCATTCAACCAGCAGAACATGAGGCCTATCCGCAAGCGGTGCGCTTGTGGCTCTCGGGTCTGGCTTTTCCTGTGCCCAACCTTGAGGAAGGCACACAGGAATTTGGCCCAGGGTTTGCCGATGTCCTGAAAAGCTGGGAAGCACAAGGTCTGGATGTTGCACAAAGGCAGCATGCTGTGCGTGTGGCCCGACTGTTGAAAACTTGGGACAAACCCGAGCTGGTCTTCGCTGGCCTGCACCTGTCTGCGGATCCTGTGGTGGCTCTGGCCCGCAGTGCAGACGATTTGCGCCTCGGGTTTATGACGCTTGAACCTTTGCAGGACCGCAAGAACCGCTGGGAAGCCAGAGGTCGCCTTCTGGAACGTGCAGAGGCTCTGGGCCTGAAAGAGGCTTTTGAAGCTGCTTTGCATGAAACGGCCCTCGAATGGGACCGCACCACTTTTTAA
- the purD gene encoding phosphoribosylamine--glycine ligase — MNVLVIGSGGREHAIVKALKKSDRISRLQCIPGNAGIAEDAECIQHSLEPAAIAQYARENGVDFVVVGPDNQLADGMIDALQAAGIRAFGPVRAAARLEWSKRYSKEIMAKYHIPTAAYQSFTDLDAAKAYVQQQGAPIVVKDSALALGKGVTVAQTIEEALTALDAIFDRPSGAEVVIEEFMQGMEVSIMAFCDGKTAAMMLPSQDHKTIFDGDVGPMTGGMGVIAPFPLTDEQKERIQSEILDRLMAGMQQEGIPYQGVIYPGLMLTPQGPKVVEFNSRFGDPEAECILPLLESDLLTIMEACVDGNLTQDMVQFSTDASALVILASPGYPASSTKGIPIQLPVVPEHSIIFHAGTALKDGQLVSNGGRVLAVQARGEDLTEAVTRAYQVADAIQFEGAQMRRDIGGRLGIKVRV, encoded by the coding sequence ATGAACGTTCTGGTGATTGGCAGCGGAGGCCGCGAACACGCCATTGTGAAAGCCCTCAAAAAATCAGACCGCATTTCACGCTTGCAGTGCATTCCCGGAAATGCAGGCATCGCAGAAGATGCAGAGTGCATCCAGCACAGCCTTGAACCTGCTGCCATTGCACAGTATGCCCGTGAAAATGGCGTGGACTTTGTGGTGGTGGGGCCGGACAACCAGCTTGCAGATGGCATGATCGATGCTTTGCAAGCTGCTGGCATCCGTGCTTTCGGCCCGGTCAGAGCTGCAGCCCGTCTGGAATGGTCCAAGCGGTACTCCAAAGAAATCATGGCCAAATACCACATCCCCACAGCGGCCTACCAGAGCTTCACAGATCTGGATGCCGCCAAAGCTTATGTGCAGCAGCAAGGTGCACCCATTGTGGTGAAAGACTCTGCTCTGGCACTCGGCAAAGGGGTCACCGTGGCCCAGACCATCGAAGAGGCCCTGACTGCTCTGGATGCCATCTTTGACCGTCCCAGTGGGGCAGAGGTGGTCATCGAAGAATTCATGCAGGGCATGGAGGTCTCCATCATGGCCTTCTGCGATGGAAAAACCGCTGCCATGATGCTCCCCAGTCAGGACCACAAAACCATTTTTGACGGAGATGTGGGCCCCATGACCGGCGGAATGGGCGTGATTGCACCCTTCCCCCTGACCGACGAACAGAAAGAACGCATCCAGAGCGAAATTCTGGACCGCTTGATGGCTGGCATGCAACAAGAAGGCATCCCTTATCAAGGGGTGATTTATCCCGGCTTGATGCTCACCCCTCAGGGACCCAAGGTGGTGGAATTCAACTCCCGTTTTGGCGACCCAGAGGCCGAATGCATCCTGCCGCTTCTGGAAAGCGACCTGCTGACCATCATGGAAGCCTGTGTGGATGGAAACCTGACCCAAGACATGGTGCAGTTCAGCACAGATGCCAGTGCTCTGGTGATTCTGGCTTCTCCGGGTTACCCTGCCAGCAGCACGAAAGGCATTCCGATTCAGCTTCCAGTGGTGCCAGAGCACAGCATCATTTTTCATGCTGGAACGGCCCTCAAAGACGGACAGCTGGTCTCCAATGGAGGCCGTGTGCTGGCCGTTCAAGCTCGGGGTGAGGACCTGACCGAAGCGGTCACCAGAGCCTATCAGGTGGCGGACGCCATTCAATTTGAAGGTGCCCAGATGCGTCGGGACATTGGTGGTCGGCTCGGGATCAAAGTTCGGGTTTGA
- a CDS encoding glycoside hydrolase family 43 protein, giving the protein MSPLHPGYFADPFILRHQNQYFAFGTGQHAREGRAFEVLTSTDLIHWTSLGGALEPVEGFEEGDYWAPEVAFSDGTFYMYYSVGHGDKGQHLRVATSQKPEGPYIDQKLKLVPDEPFAIDPSPFQDEDGQWYLYYARDFLDGDRVGTALVVDRLKSMTELEGNPQVVLRASQDWQIYQRNREMYGQTLDWHTLEGPFVVKRNGKCYCFYSGGAWINDTYGVNFAVADHPLGPWTEPLGHASVLNTHLTGLTGPGHNAVVTDAEGQDHIVFHAWNTEQTQRQLYVWPLEWREMGPVVGKG; this is encoded by the coding sequence ATGAGTCCACTGCACCCCGGTTATTTTGCTGACCCTTTCATCCTCAGACACCAGAACCAGTACTTTGCATTCGGCACTGGACAGCATGCAAGGGAGGGCCGGGCTTTTGAAGTGCTCACCTCCACAGACCTGATCCACTGGACCTCTCTGGGCGGGGCTCTGGAACCCGTAGAAGGCTTCGAGGAAGGCGATTACTGGGCCCCAGAGGTCGCTTTTTCCGATGGTACCTTCTACATGTATTACAGTGTGGGCCACGGAGACAAAGGCCAGCATTTGCGTGTGGCCACCTCCCAAAAGCCCGAAGGCCCCTACATCGACCAGAAACTGAAACTGGTTCCAGATGAACCTTTTGCCATTGACCCCAGCCCTTTTCAAGACGAGGATGGCCAGTGGTACCTCTATTACGCCCGTGATTTTCTGGATGGAGACCGGGTGGGCACCGCTCTGGTGGTGGACCGCCTGAAATCCATGACCGAACTGGAAGGCAACCCGCAAGTGGTCCTCCGTGCCTCTCAGGACTGGCAAATTTACCAGAGAAACCGCGAAATGTACGGCCAGACCCTCGACTGGCACACCCTTGAAGGTCCCTTTGTGGTCAAACGGAACGGCAAATGCTACTGCTTCTACTCTGGTGGTGCATGGATCAACGACACTTATGGGGTCAATTTTGCTGTAGCAGACCATCCCCTCGGACCATGGACCGAACCCCTGGGCCATGCCAGTGTGCTCAACACCCACCTGACCGGCCTGACCGGACCCGGCCACAATGCGGTGGTCACCGACGCTGAGGGACAGGACCACATCGTGTTTCACGCATGGAACACTGAGCAGACCCAAAGACAGCTTTATGTGTGGCCTCTGGAGTGGAGGGAGATGGGGCCAGTGGTTGGCAAGGGGTAA